One Oncorhynchus keta strain PuntledgeMale-10-30-2019 chromosome 34, Oket_V2, whole genome shotgun sequence genomic window, tgtgttgttgttgtcctcAGTGAGATGTCACCTCTTCGCCTGATATCCCCCTGGGCCTTCACTGTGTGTGTCATTTGGACAACAGCTATAGGTGACCAGACTCCAGTCTTCGTCACTCCAAACACACTGACAGCCAGTGAGACGAACACACCCACAACCATCCAACCTAGCACAGACGGCCGTCCAACAGACATTAGCAGTCCAGACGGACATACCTCCAACAGCATTCCAACAGACAGGTGAGTAGCTCTATCATCCACTGCTTTAGTCTAGGTCTGATAGATATGAATGGCTGAATCCAGTTTAGAACTGGAGTGATGTTTAAAAATAATTACAAATATTGACCCTTTATTTAAATCGGCacgtcagttgagaacaaattcttacgtACAATTACGGGCCTAccacccgggccaaacccggccgatgctgggtcaattgtgcgccgccccatgggactcccgatcacggccggtttgTGATAcggggatcaaaccagggtctgtagtgacgcctctagcactacgatgcagtgctttttttagaccgctgtgccactcgggaggcctacaTGTGATATCCCAGAGAGCTGTAGTCATAGGTCTGACTGATATGAATGGAGTTCAGGCTGAATCTAGTTTAGAACCGGAGTGATAGCCCAGAGAGCTGTAGTCATAGGTCTGACTGATATGAATGGAGTTCAGGCTGAATCTAGTTTAAACTGGAGTGATATCCCAGAGAGCTGTAGTCATAGGTCTGACTGATATGAATGGAGTTCAGGTTGAATCTAGTTTAGAACCGGAGTGATAGCCCAGAGAGCTGTAGTCATAGGTCTGACTGATATGAATGGAGTTCAGGCTGAATCTAGTTTAGAACCGGAGTGATAGCCCAGAGAGCTGTAGTCATAGGTCTGACTGATATGAATGGAGTTCAGGCTGAATCTAGTTTAAACTGGAGTGATAGCCCAGAGAGCTGTAGTCATAGGTCTGACTGATATGAATGGAGTTCAGGCTGAATCTAGTTTAAACTGGAGTGATAGCCCAGAGAGCTGTAGTCATAGGTCTGACTGATATGAATGGAGTTCAGGCTGAATCTAGTTTAGAACTGGAGTGATAGCCCAGAGAGCTGTAGTCATAGGTCTGACTGATATGAATGGAGTTCAGGCTGAATCTAGTTTAAACTGGAGTGATAGCCCAGAGAGCTGTAGTCATAGGTCTGACTGATATGAATGGAGTTCAGGCTGAATCTAGTTTAGAACTGGAGTGATAGCCCAGAGAGCTGTAGTCATAGGTCTGACTGATATGAATGGAGTTCAGGCTGAATCTAGTTTAGAACCGGAGTGATAGCCCAGAGAGCTGTAGTCATAGGTCTGACTGATATGAATGGAGTTCAGGCTGAATCTAGTTTAGAACTGGAGTGATAGCCCAGAGAGCTGTAGTCATAGGTCTGACTGATATGAATGGAGTTCAGGCTGAATCTAGTTTAGAACTGGAGTGATAGCCCAGAGAGCTGTAGTCATAGGTCTGACTGATATGAATGGAGTTCAGGCTGAATCTAGTTTAAACTGGAGTGATATCCCAGAGAGCTGTAGTCATAGGTCTGACTGATATGAATGGAGTTCAGGCTGAATCTAGTTTAGAACCGGAGTGATAGCCCAGAGAGCTGTAGTCATAGGTCTGACTGATATGAATGGAGTTCAGGCTGAATCTAGTTTAGAACTGGAGTGATAGCCCAGAGAGCTTGTGCATTTTTCTTATCATTATCTTCAATACAGAGTTAATATATATTATGTTTACTGTGCTTACAGATATGAGAGGTTGGGGAGCTCCACACAGAGAGTTCTAGAAACAGTGACCGTGACGACCATCAAGACCCGTGCTGCCATGACAACAGTAGTAACCCGTGCATCAGTCCCCCCTAAAGGCTCAAGCACCCAGCCGCACATCCCTCACACAGTCATATCACCGGTGGCGACAAACCCCATGGCAACAACTCCAGCACCATATCACGCCCCCAAAAAGCCACCCTGCTGTCCTCACCCCACTCGCATGCCCACCCTTCCCCCTCATCAGTTCATAGGTGACGAGGGCGACTATGACGATGAgtctgaagaagaggaggaagtaacggaggaggaggaaggaggcaAACTCATGAAGGAGAATCTGTGTGACTTTAACCCCTGCTTGCACCTGCAGAGACCCTGTCCAGAGGTCAGGGAGGCCAAGGGTCAGAGCTGCCGCTGTCCGGGCCTGACTCCAACCTCTGTGACCCCTGACCCTGTGGTGGCCCTGGAGGTGTGGGGGGTATGGCCTGAGGCTGTGAGGGTGCGTTGGTGCGCCCCCTACTCG contains:
- the LOC118375465 gene encoding leucine-rich repeat neuronal protein 4-like, yielding MRMCCEMSPLRLISPWAFTVCVIWTTAIGDQTPVFVTPNTLTASETNTPTTIQPSTDGRPTDISSPDGHTSNSIPTDRYERLGSSTQRVLETVTVTTIKTRAAMTTVVTRASVPPKGSSTQPHIPHTVISPVATNPMATTPAPYHAPKKPPCCPHPTRMPTLPPHQFIGDEGDYDDESEEEEEVTEEEEGGKLMKENLCDFNPCLHLQRPCPEVREAKGQSCRCPGLTPTSVTPDPVVALEVWGVWPEAVRVRWCAPYSAVSKFGVWALRENGSVFSNGSVSAWSRQASVFGLKAGRRYGVCVSALNGAGTSHTRCVSVSTPVGVETVVLYVLTGLCVALGMTVVVMSVFLHRIWKMQNTHSLIEPRAQTLYSPRLTSLVSITNPAYTHTDEHSVPPSARYTKTDQLKLSTNVRNE